TCCTCTTAGGGTGGAGGCAATGCCCGAGGAGGAGCTGTGTCTGTGACTGAGGAACCCGGCGCGAGCTCGCGCGCTCCACTGCGAGACCGGATTCGCGAGGCGCTGCAGGCGCGCATCAGTGAGGGCAGCCTCCGCCCGGGGGACCGGCTTTTCGAGCAGGACCTGGCCGCGGAGTTCGGGGTCTCGCGCGTGCCGGTGCGGGAAGCGATCCGCATGCTGCAGAGCGAGGGCCTCGTCGAGGTGCGCTCGCGGCGGCGTGGCGTCTTCGTCCGCAGTCTCGACCGGCGGCAGCTGGAGGAGCTCTTCGACGTCCGGGAGGCTCTGGAGGTGCTCGCCGCGAGGCTGGCGGCCGGTAACGCGCGTGCTGATGCGGCGGACAGGCTGGGGGAGCTGTCCCGCGAGGCTCGCAGCGCGTTGCGGGATCAGGACCTCGAGGCCATGTCGAGGGCCAATGCGGCGTTTCACGAGGAGCTCGTGGCCGTCTCGGGCAACGAACTGCTGGGGTCGATGCTCGAACCGCTGCACGGTCGGCTGGCGTGGATGTTCCGGCTGAACCTGGAACCGGACCGGGTGTGCACCGAGCACGAGGATCTGCACGCCGCGATTTCCGCAGGGGACGCCGAGCGTGCCACGGAGTTGGCCAGGGAGCACGTCCGTTCCAGCCGGACCATGGTGTTCAACCGCATTCTGTACTGAGCCGGCGATCTCGTCCGGGTCTTCTCGGTGGCCGAACCGATCCTTCCCGAAGCAGTGTCCGGAGCTTCTTCCGTGTTGCTGCGGGACCGTGTCACAGCGGTGTCCCCTGATGTCTTGACCGTGGTCCATGTCATGTCTACGTTTATGTATACGTTGAAACATACTTCCGCATCGTGAAATTTTCTGTGTGGAAGTAGGCCACTCTGCCGGACTCGGACAGCGAAACCCGGAGCCGCTATGTCCACTCAGCAAGCCGACCACGGATCCGAGGTGTCCCGAGCGGATTCCTCGGACGTGCCCGCCCGATCGATCAGCGACCGGCTCTACAACCAGGATCTGGCCCCGACCAAGCGGGCCGACCGCCCGTGGAGCGCTTACAACGTCTTCACGCTGTGGGCCAACGACGTGCACAGCCTCGGCAACTATGCCTTCGCGATCGGGTTGTTCGCGCTTGGGCTCGGCGGCTGGCAGATCCTGCTCACCTTCGCACTCGGTGGGCTCATGATCCTCCTGCTGCTGAACCTGTCGGGGTACGCGGGCTACAAGACCGGCGTGCCCTTCCCCGTCATGAGCCGGATCGCGTTCGGTATCCGTGGCGGCCAGATTTCCTCGCTCGTCCGCGGGTGTGTGGCCATCGCGTGGTTCGGGATCCAGACCTACCTGGCCTCGGCCGTGTTGCGGGTGATGCTCATCGCGATATTCCCGTCCCTGCAGGACCTCGATGCGAACTCGTTCCTCGGGCTCTCCACACTCGGCTGGATCACGTTCGTGTTCCTGTGGGTGGTGCAGACCGTCATCGCCAGCTACGGCATGGAGATGATCCGCCGGTACCTGTCGTTCGCCGGTCCCGTGGTCCTGGTGACGTTGCTGTCGATCGCCGTGTGGATGTTCATCGAAGCCGGCGGTTCGATCGCGTTCCCGGCCGATCGGGGGCCGACCGGCGCGGCCATGTGGGGCGAGATTCTGACCGGGAGTGCCCTGTGGGTCGTCATCTACGGCACGTTCATGCTCAACTTCTGCGACTTCACTCGCTCGGCCAAGTCGAAGTCCTGCATCACGCGCGGGAACTTCTTCGGAATTTTCGTGAACATGCTGTTCTTCGCCGGCATCGTGGTGGTGCTCGCGGGGGCTCAGTTCCGGATCAACGGACAGATCATCGAGAGTCCGCAAGACGTCGTGGAGAAGATCCCGAACCTCCTGCTGCTGTCCATCGCCTGCCTGGTGCTGGTGATACTCACGATCGCGGTGAACCTGCTCGCCAACTTCGTCGCCCCGATCTACATGTTCACCAACCTGCTGCCACACAAGGTCGACTTCCGTGGCGCCG
This Haloactinomyces albus DNA region includes the following protein-coding sequences:
- a CDS encoding NCS1 family nucleobase:cation symporter-1, coding for MSTQQADHGSEVSRADSSDVPARSISDRLYNQDLAPTKRADRPWSAYNVFTLWANDVHSLGNYAFAIGLFALGLGGWQILLTFALGGLMILLLLNLSGYAGYKTGVPFPVMSRIAFGIRGGQISSLVRGCVAIAWFGIQTYLASAVLRVMLIAIFPSLQDLDANSFLGLSTLGWITFVFLWVVQTVIASYGMEMIRRYLSFAGPVVLVTLLSIAVWMFIEAGGSIAFPADRGPTGAAMWGEILTGSALWVVIYGTFMLNFCDFTRSAKSKSCITRGNFFGIFVNMLFFAGIVVVLAGAQFRINGQIIESPQDVVEKIPNLLLLSIACLVLVILTIAVNLLANFVAPIYMFTNLLPHKVDFRGAAVLTAIFGLVILPWNLYNSPTMINYFLGGLGAALGPVFGIIMADYWVLRRARIDIPALYTGDPNGAYHYRSGVNRRAFAALIPACGLAVVLALVPVFEAVSGYSWFFGAGSAAVLYLVIADRRAQFQDVDGEDIAVPSVGGH
- a CDS encoding GntR family transcriptional regulator; the protein is MTEEPGASSRAPLRDRIREALQARISEGSLRPGDRLFEQDLAAEFGVSRVPVREAIRMLQSEGLVEVRSRRRGVFVRSLDRRQLEELFDVREALEVLAARLAAGNARADAADRLGELSREARSALRDQDLEAMSRANAAFHEELVAVSGNELLGSMLEPLHGRLAWMFRLNLEPDRVCTEHEDLHAAISAGDAERATELAREHVRSSRTMVFNRILY